In Methanoregula sp. UBA64, the genomic window CGTCCCCGAGCGACTCGCGGCTGCGCATCTGGTAGAGCACCATCGGGTCCATCTCCTTGTAGTCCGCAGGAGTGGTCCGCATGACAACCCGGGTGATCCCGCTGTTCACGATCATCTTCGAGCACAAAAAGCACGGCCAGATCTGGGTGAGCTCGCCCGTGGCGACATCGAAGCCCGCAAGGTAGAGCGTGCAGCCCCGGGCGAGTTTTCCCGCCTGGAGCATCGCGTTCATCTCGGCGTGAACGCTCCGGCACCGCTCGTAGTTGGAGCCGGACGGGATGTTGTGGTCTTTTCTCCAGCAGCGGTTGAGCTCGGTGCAGTCCATCTGCTTCCGGGGCGCCCCGGTGTATCCCGTCGAGACAATGGTATTGT contains:
- a CDS encoding deoxycytidylate deaminase, producing MRTNRHQYFLDLAQRCANQGTCLRRNFGAIIVDEYNTIVSTGYTGAPRKQMDCTELNRCWRKDHNIPSGSNYERCRSVHAEMNAMLQAGKLARGCTLYLAGFDVATGELTQIWPCFLCSKMIVNSGITRVVMRTTPADYKEMDPMVLYQMRSRESLGDEPPR